The Daucus carota subsp. sativus chromosome 7, DH1 v3.0, whole genome shotgun sequence genome window below encodes:
- the LOC108193357 gene encoding pentatricopeptide repeat-containing protein At1g74630-like, which produces MHGEHLCKSLLKSCKSLNCIKQVHAFAYKTALKNDPVIAGEFILCCAVLITNAIEYAQRFFLEITQPDVFMYNTLIRGFSDSNSPQRALTTFVEMCRNLNPDSYSFAFILKAAALSRCFRTGVQLHCMGMKYGLDTHVFVGTTLVSMYAECGGLEFARKVFDEMPERNVVAWNAMVNGFCRGGELKGAEEVFGLMPVRDLDSWNVMLAGYVKAGEVEVAEKFFLEIPEKDGVSWSTMIVGFAQNCCFDSAFGYFREMQRIGMRSNEASLTGVLSACSQAGAFEFAKILHAFMEKSGFVWITSVNNALLDTYSRCGNVCMALLIFERMPGEKSVISWTSMIAGLAMQGYAEKAMALFMEMEVFGLRPDGITFISVLYACSHAGLIEEGCRYFSKMKEKYGLEPTIEHYGCMVDLYGRAGQLHKAYNFILQMPIPPNAIIWRTLLGACSIHGNIELAVQVRKSLYEMDPNNSGDHVLLSNIYAAAGKWKDVASVRKSMTSKKLNKNPGWSMLEVDKVMYRFVAGERRNKITEEAYDKLEEIMLKLKFEGYIPESRGVLHDVEDEEKEDAVSKHSEKLAVAFGMTRLCKGRVLRVVKNLRVCTDCHMVMKLISKVYKLEIVLRDRSRFHSFKDGLCSCKDYW; this is translated from the coding sequence ATGCATGGTGAACATCTTTGTAAATCACTCTTAAAATCATGCAAGTCCCTAAACTGTATCAAACAAGTTCATGCTTTTGCTTACAAAACTGCCTTAAAAAACGACCCTGTCATAGCTGGAGAGTTCATACTCTGTTGTGCAGTGTTAATCACCAATGCTATCGAATACGCGCAACGCTTCTTTCTTGAAATCACTCAACCAGATGTCTTCATGTACAATACCCTTATTCGTGGCTTCTCGGACTCCAACTCTCCGCAGAGAGCTTTAACCACATTTGTGGAAATGTGTCGAAATTTGAACCCTGATAGCTATTCTTTTGCTTTTATTCTCAAGGCGGCGGCTCTGTCGAGGTGTTTTAGGACTGGGGTTCAGCTACATTGTATGGGGATGAAGTATGGGCTTGATACTCATGTGTTTGTTGGGACTACATTGGTGAGCATGTATGCGGAATGCGGGGGTTTGGAGTTCGCAcggaaggtgtttgatgaaatgcctgAGAGGAATGTTGTGGCGTGGAATGCGATGGTTAATGGGTTTTGTAGGGGTGGTGAGTTGAAGGGTGCGGAGGAGGTTTTTGGGTTGATGCCGGTGAGGGATTTGGATTCTTGGAATGTGATGCTTGCGGGGTATGTTAAGGCAGGGGAGGTGGAGGTTGCGGAGAAGTTCTTTTTGGAGATTCCGGAGAAGGATGGTGTTTCTTGGAGTACTATGATTGTTGGGTTTGCGCAGAATTGTTGTTTTGATTCGGCTTTTGGTTATTTTAGGGAGATGCAAAGAATTGGGATGAGATCAAACGAGGCGAGTTTGACAGGAGTTCTGTCTGCATGCTCACAAGCTGGAGCATTTGAGTTTGCGAAAATCTTACATGCATTTATGGAAAAATCGGGGTTTGTTTGGATTACTTCTGTGAATAATGCTCTACTGGATACTTACTCTAGATGTGGTAATGTGTGCATGGCACTTTTGATCTTTGAAAGAATGCCGGGAGAAAAGAGTGTGATTTCCTGGACATCAATGATTGCTGGATTAGCAATGCAAGGGTATGCTGAAAAGGCCATGGCTCTTTTCATGGAGATGGAAGTGTTTGGACTGAGGCCTGATGGCATTACTTTCATTTCTGTACTTTATGCATGTAGTCATGCTGGGTTGATTGAAGAAGGATGCAGGTACTTTTCTaagatgaaagaaaaatatggctTAGAACCTACAATCGAGCATTATGGTTGTATGGTTGATTTATATGGTCGTGCTGGACAATTGCACAAGGCATACAATTTCATTTTACAAATGCCAATACCTCCTAATGCCATAATTTGGAGGACTCTTCTTGGGGCTTGCAGCATTCACGGTAACATTGAATTGGCTGTGCAAGTAAGGAAAAGTTTATATGAGATGGATCCAAACAATTCTGGTGACCATGTTTTGTTGTCGAATATATACGCCGCTGCTGGTAAATGGAAGGATGTTGCTAGTGTGAGAAAGTCAATGACAAGTAAgaagttaaataaaaatccaGGTTGGAGCATGTTGGAAGTTGACAAAGTTATGTACAGATTTGTGGCAGGTGAAAGGCGAAATAAGATCACAGAAGAGGCTTATGACAAGCttgaggagattatgttgaagttaAAATTTGAAGGATATATACCAGAGTCTCGAGGTGTTTTGCATGAtgtagaagatgaagaaaaggaAGATGCGGTGTCTAAACACAGTGAGAAGCTTGCTGTTGCATTTGGGATGACAAGATTGTGTAAAGGAAGAGTGCTGAGAGTTGTTAAGAACTTAAGGGTGTGTACGGATTGCCATATGGTGATGAAATTAATATCTAaagtttataaattagaaatagtTCTGAGGGATAGAAGTCGGTTTCATTCTTTCAAAGACGGTTTATGTTCGTGTAAAGATTACTGGTGA